One segment of Gloeocapsa sp. PCC 7428 DNA contains the following:
- the fldA gene encoding flavodoxin FldA yields the protein MTSGLFYGTETGSTEIAAKAIQQELGSELVTLYPIYNTEASDFEQYKYIIIGCPTWNIGELSSDWQGFYDELDDIDFQGKKVAYFGLGDQLGYDDNFVDAIGILEAKISALGGTTVGYWSTEGYEFRQSKAVQDGKFVGLALDETSQSDLSEKRIKAWVAQIKQEFGL from the coding sequence ATGACAAGCGGACTATTTTACGGAACCGAAACTGGAAGTACAGAAATAGCTGCCAAAGCAATTCAGCAAGAATTAGGTAGCGAACTCGTGACCTTATATCCTATTTACAACACCGAAGCTAGCGACTTTGAGCAATACAAGTATATTATTATTGGCTGTCCAACTTGGAATATTGGCGAGTTATCGTCCGATTGGCAAGGATTTTACGATGAGTTAGATGATATCGACTTTCAAGGCAAGAAAGTTGCTTATTTTGGGTTAGGCGATCAATTGGGCTACGATGATAATTTTGTAGATGCAATCGGAATTTTAGAGGCAAAAATTTCGGCGCTTGGTGGTACGACGGTTGGCTATTGGTCTACAGAAGGTTATGAGTTTCGGCAATCTAAAGCGGTGCAAGATGGTAAATTTGTTGGGTTGGCTTTAGATGAAACGAGCCAATCTGACTTAAGCGAAAAGCGAATTAAAGCTTGGGTTGCTCAAATTAAACAAGAATTTGGCTTGTAA
- a CDS encoding MFS transporter, whose product MNQNLSKIPRNVWILGLGSLLTDISSEMIHSLLPLFLVSVLGASVLTVGLIEGVAEATASLLKVFSGTLSDYLGHRKQLVVLGYGLSTLVKPLFALTTSPTGVLIARFGDRFGKGIRVAPRNALVADSTNPENRGAAYGLRQSLDTIGAFLGPIIAFSLMAASQQNFRLVFWLALIPGILAVIVLAGGLREAKVNTANKNYTSFRWQLNSLNSEYWILVVVALIFNLGNSSNAFLLLRASQIGISAPLVPLTVVVMNIAYSFSAYPVGILSDRLGRFKLLVGGFVLYALVYIGFAFAQTPWQIWGLFAFYGLYLGMTQGIMLALISDKVPPQLRGTAFGFLNLVVGFALLPASLLAGSLWELGSSQATFITGSLFAILATLLLIAHRNKYENSHGDW is encoded by the coding sequence ATGAATCAAAATCTTAGTAAAATTCCCCGCAATGTTTGGATTTTAGGGCTTGGTAGTTTGCTAACAGATATTAGCTCCGAAATGATTCATTCGCTGTTACCTTTATTTTTAGTTTCGGTCTTAGGAGCAAGTGTATTAACTGTTGGGCTAATCGAAGGAGTCGCCGAAGCAACCGCTTCGCTTTTGAAAGTTTTTTCAGGTACTTTAAGTGATTATCTAGGACACCGCAAGCAATTAGTTGTACTAGGTTATGGATTATCAACATTAGTGAAACCGCTGTTTGCTTTAACGACAAGCCCTACTGGAGTTTTGATCGCGCGGTTTGGCGATCGCTTTGGTAAAGGTATTCGCGTAGCACCCCGCAATGCTTTAGTTGCTGATTCAACAAACCCAGAAAATCGCGGTGCTGCTTATGGATTACGTCAATCTCTGGATACAATTGGTGCCTTTTTAGGACCAATAATTGCTTTTAGTTTAATGGCAGCTTCTCAACAAAATTTTCGCCTTGTTTTTTGGTTAGCACTCATCCCAGGTATTCTGGCAGTCATCGTATTAGCAGGAGGTTTACGTGAAGCTAAAGTAAACACCGCTAATAAAAATTATACTTCTTTTCGTTGGCAATTAAACAGTTTAAATAGTGAATATTGGATACTTGTTGTAGTAGCACTAATATTCAATTTAGGGAACTCTAGCAACGCTTTTTTGCTGTTACGCGCGTCGCAAATTGGTATTTCTGCTCCACTAGTACCATTAACAGTAGTTGTCATGAATATCGCTTATTCTTTTAGTGCTTATCCAGTAGGAATACTGAGCGATCGCCTAGGTAGATTTAAACTATTAGTTGGTGGATTTGTACTATACGCTCTAGTATATATTGGTTTTGCCTTTGCACAAACACCTTGGCAAATTTGGGGATTATTTGCTTTTTATGGATTGTATTTAGGCATGACTCAGGGTATAATGCTCGCGCTCATTTCTGATAAAGTACCACCTCAGCTACGCGGTACTGCGTTTGGTTTTCTAAACTTAGTTGTAGGATTTGCGCTACTCCCTGCGAGTTTATTAGCTGGTAGTTTATGGGAATTGGGCAGTTCGCAAGCAACTTTTATTACAGGTAGCTTATTCGCAATTCTCGCAACATTATTATTGATAGCTCATAGAAATAAATATGAGAACTCTCATGGTGATTGGTAA